The Halalkalicoccus sp. NIPERK01 region AAGCCGACAGCGAATTGGTCGTTACAATCAAGCCGGACGGTTTCAGACGAACCCTTGTGGGGTTGAAGCGACTCGACGAAGATGACGAGCGAGATGTCGTCCGTCGTTTCAGACGAACCCTTGTGGGGTTGAAGCTTTCTGTGGCTCGACAACAAATTGATTGATATCCTCGTTTCAGACGAACCCTTGTGGGGTTGAAGCTTCTTCCCATCCCTCCGAACCACCACTATTGATAGTGGTTTCAGACGAACCCTTGTGGGGTTGAAGCGACGAGTTCGGCGCGGACGCCAGCCCCGACGAATGGTTTCAGACGAACCCTTGTGGGGTTGAAGCGATGCCGAGGAGTGGCTCAGTGTCGACTGGCGCGGTTTCAGACGAATCCTTGTGGGGTCGAAGACCGATATCCGTACAGTCAGCCGCTTCAAAGCGGACGTGGAGACGGATCTCCCACTCAGATTTCGTACTCGATAACGTCCAGCACCTCTCGCACTCCCTCCTTCCAGAAGTGCTCGTCGCCGGTAACGAACGCTGCCCCGTGCTCCCGCGCGTTCGCGGCGATCAGCCCGTCAGGCAGGTGGGTGGGGACGCCGAGATCGAGCAACTCGCGCTGTAGCTCGCCGGCTTCGCGCGCCGTTTCGATCGTCACCGGCAGGACGTCCATCGAAGCGGTGATGGCGGACTCGATGGTCGGTACGTCCCCGCCGATATATCCGTACAGCGATCCCATGAACGCCTCGTAGACGACGACCGTCGAGACGGTCCACCGGCGATCCTCGTATCGCCGTAAGAATCGCCTCGCCTCCTCCTTTCCGTCGAGATAATCGCTGAGAACCGTGTTATCCAGACAGAGCGTCACCGGTCTTCCATCCCCTCGAGATCACTGTATAACCCATCGCGTATCTCCTCGCGCACTCTCTGCAGTCCTTCCCGCGTATCGCGACCGTCGTCCGCGAGAACGCCGAACCCCGTCCATTTCCCTTCTCTCTTGGCGAGTCGAGCGATGACGTCATCGAAGCTCTCACCCTCGCGCTTGAGCAACGCGAGCTGGGACTTCGTTCGCTCGGACACCCGGATCGACGTACTCCCCATGCATACAGATATGTATGCAACCCATTTAAGGATTCGTCCTGGCAGAACAGCCTCTAGGTTTCTTTCGCCTGGTCCGTTCAGTCGCCGTTGAACTCGGCTTTGAGCGTCTCCAGTTCCGCGACACGTTCTGCATGAGCGTTGTGCTGGTGGATCGACTCGTCGTTGGACTGTTTCATCGTCACCACCGCGTCCTCTGGCAGGTCGGGGAACT contains the following coding sequences:
- a CDS encoding antitoxin VapB family protein; this encodes MGSTSIRVSERTKSQLALLKREGESFDDVIARLAKREGKWTGFGVLADDGRDTREGLQRVREEIRDGLYSDLEGMEDR
- a CDS encoding PIN domain-containing protein, coding for MTLCLDNTVLSDYLDGKEEARRFLRRYEDRRWTVSTVVVYEAFMGSLYGYIGGDVPTIESAITASMDVLPVTIETAREAGELQRELLDLGVPTHLPDGLIAANAREHGAAFVTGDEHFWKEGVREVLDVIEYEI